The region ACCGAAAGAGCTCCCCTGCAGTAGAATTGCTGAGCTGGTCCACAGAAGTGAGACCACTTGTGCTCAAGGCGCATCTCTCACTCGCTTGATAGTTCATTCTTTCATATCCATTATCCTCTCTCTTGTACTAATATTTTATTGTGGGGCTTTATATGTCGAGGCATTTTATCCATTCCTCCTGATTGATTATCTCCTGATAACCGCTCACAGGGATTGGAATTCCAGGCTGGGTTATTGATGCCCTCTCAATTGATTTAATAGTTCTAAATACATGTGTTAGCTCCCTAGATTCTATGAGCGCTCTGTCGAATTGACCCACCTTCTTTGGTTCCGTTCCTAAAAATGTTTCGGGATTGAATGGTTGCTCCAGCAATAATATTTTACGATACTCTTCAAAAAGCCTCATCACCTCCGGCTCCGCATCAATTATATTGAGGCCCAATACCTGTCTCGCCTCTTTTCGGCTAATGAGGTACGTATGAGAGAAACTCTCACTCGTCATAACTGAAACAATTTTTTCAATACGCCTCGAATTCATCATGTGCATCTTTAAGAGAGATCTAGCCAAGAAGCCAATCTGTTCCCTTGATCTTTGGACCGCACCAAGCACCATAGGATGAACCTTTGTTGAAAGGATTTCAAATACTTTTGCCATCGAACTTTCTTCTTTTAATTTAACTTCCTTTGTGGCTAAATCGATATAAGCGTTTACATCTTCTACACTCACAGGCATGATTCGCGGAGGCTGACCCGGCAATTGAACGACTGGTCCAAGAGGATGTTCCAGAGAAGGGTCAATTGGGCTCAGTTGTCCCATTCGCGTCATAGAGATGCTATTCGCTCCCAAAGAGATTAATGTTGCACAACTGTACGCTTTAAATGGAATAATGACGTGAAATTCATCACAAAACTCCCGAATCAAATTAACTAGGCCATATCCCGCCATCGTTAGTCCTCCAGTACTATACAAAAAAGCTCTATTTTCTTTTGATCCCCAATTGTCATGAGATGTTCATGAAAAATAGGGAAAATATCAAATGCTATTCGAGTCTCCAAGCCACTTCGGTCACCAGCTATAAAAACGATTAAGAACCACGTTCCTTTTCACTTCGTTCAATTAATTTTATTCTCTCTTCTCTATTCATTATTGCCACCCCTTTACTTTCTCTATGATTTTCCACCCGCCTTCTTCTTCAACGCTATATCGATTGGTATATCTTCCGGTTTCTGCAAATTTCTTGACCATTCCGGAGGAGCGATCCGCTCACAATCTAGGGACTCACTCCTCCCCCAGAGCCTTCGCCCCCTCCCATTCTCCTCGTCTCCTCTTTCGCTGCATCCGTTACTGGATGCCCATGCTCCCGTGCTAGCACCCCCGTTACCCTCTCCCTCAGCGCCCCCAGCTCCCTCTCGAGACCGACGAGCATCGAGAGGAAGGCCGTGTCGAGCGGGTCCGCAGCCGCGAGGTAGCCCGCGGCCGACGCGTACCCTCTAGCCCTGTTCATCAGGGCGTCGAAGGCCCTCCTGTCCTCCTCGCGGAGGGCGCGCCTGTATGGCCCAAGCTCGGCAATCAGCATCTCGAGCCTCGTCCTGTAGGTCGGCACGCTCCTGCCCGTGGCGCATCACCTCTGCGCGAGTCCTTTTCATTCCTCCCCGAGCCCGTTATTCCCTCCTCGCGCGCTTGGTCCCCGCCCTCTCCGCCCACGCCCCTCCCGCACCCCATAGCCTATGACTCTCCGTCAACTCATAAGAACGATACGCGGGGGTGAGTGAAAGTGGGGGGCTTCCGGGAACCACTGTGCCGTCCCCTCTGGCGGTGGAGGCCGTGACCCGAGCCGCGCGGGTCCATCTCCCAGCCCCGGGGGGAGGCTCGAACCGGCGCCAAGGCTCCGGGGCCTGAATTCTGGGGAGGAGGGCGCCGGACGATTCTTGCATTTTATTAAAAAAATCAAAAAATTTATTAACTGCCTTTAGAATTGCGTGGCGTGAACCGCAGACAGGTTGCGTTTCTCGTGGTGGTTTCGCTCCTTGTTGCGGGGCTCGTCACGGCTCTGCTGGTCCAGTCTCCACCGGAGCCCCGGGGGAGGATGCGCGTGTTAGCGACATTCTACCCTCTCTACTACTTTGCTTCCGAAATCGGGGGCGATAGGGCGGCGGTCGAGAGCCTGATACCCTTCAACTCCGAGCCCCACAGCTGGGAGCCGACACCCAGGGACATCGTCAGGGCCGACAAGGCGAGGCTATTCATTTACAACGGCGCCGGGCTCGAGCCTTGGGTGGAAGACCTCCTCTCTTCCCTCCACAACCGGGCCTCTCTCGTCGTCGTGGACACATCGATTGGTCTCAACTTCACGGAAGAGCACGGTGGGGAGGAGAAAGAGCACGAACACCACCATGACACGGACCCCCACATCTGGCTCGACCCCATGCTCGCCTCCCACCAGGTGGACAGAATTCTCGAGGGCTATATCGTGGTAGACCCAGAGGGCGAGGCCTACTACCTAGAGAGGGCTGGGGGCCTGAAGGCGAGGCTCAGGGCGCTCCACACCGAGTTCGAGGAGGGCCTGAAAAACAGGACAAAGAACCTGATAGTCACCACGCACGAGGGCTTCGGGCACCTTGCGCGCCGGTACGGCTTCGAGGTCGAGGCGGTCCTGGGCCTCTCGCCCGACGAGCAGCCGAGCGCAGCCCAGATGGCAGAGGTGGTCGAGCTCGCGCGCGCCAACAATCTCTCCGTGGTCTTCGGGGAGCCGGTCTACGACGACCAGTACATCAGGACAATTGCAGCCGAGGTGTCGAGACAGGTGGGTTGGGAGGTCCGGGTGCTCCTCCTTGATGGCATCCACGGCCGCGCCGGCCCCCACGCCGGGATGGACTACTTCGAAATCATGAGGGAGAACCTCAAGGCCCTCAGGGAGGGGCTGGAGGTCCAGTGAGATGGGCGGGGCTGGGTCCACGGGAGCCGGGCCGAGCGGGGAGAGCGAGTTGCACCAAAAATCGGGAGAAGCGGGAGGGGCCGGGGCCGACTCGACGCCGGCGATCGAGGCCAGGGGCCTGACCATCCAGCGCAACGGCCGGACAGTGATCGAGGATGCCACCTTCAGGATACCGAGGGGCGAGTTCGTCGGCATCGTCGGCCCCAACGGAGGGGGGAAGACCACCCTCATCCAGGGTCTACTCGGCCTCCTGCCCCTTTCCGGTGGCAGTGTCAGAATCTTCGGGCAGGAGCTCCGCGATTTCAAGGATTGGGACAGGGTGGGGTACGTTTCGCAGGACGCGACGGCATACGACCCCTCATTCCCGCTGACCGTGAAGGAGCTCGTCGGCATCGGTCTCGTTTCAGGCAGGCGGCTGGGCCGCCCGCTCCGTCCCCGTGACTGGGTCAGGGTCGATGAGGAGCTTGAGTTCATGGGCCTCGCGGAGCTCTCGAACCGCAGAATCGGAGAGCTCTCTGGGGGAGAGAAGCAGAGGGTGGCCGTGGCGCGCGCGATGGTGCGCCGGCCCGACCTTCTCGTGCTCGACGAGCCTGAGTCGGGCATGGACGCACCTGCGCTCGAGAGCTTCTATGGAAAGCTTAGCGAGCTGCAGAGGAACCGGGGTATAACGACGCTCGTGGTGTCGCACGATCTCTCGACCGTTTTCTGCAGAATGTCGATGGTGCTCTGTGTCAATAGGGTGGTGTTCTCCTCTTGCGTCACAGGGGACCTCGCGAATGGTGAGCTCCTGAAGAAGGTCTACGGCGAGCACTTCACATTCGTCTTCCACAGGCACGAGTGCTCGGGGGGGTTCAGATGAGCGGCCTTTCCGTCTCTGACCTCCCATCCCTGCTCGGTTACGGGTTCTTCCAGAACGCGCTGGTTGGCGGGGCGCTCGCCGGGGCCACCTGCGCCGCCATAGGGCTATTTCTTCTTCTTCGCAGGCAGGCGTTGATAGGGGAGGGGCTGGCCCACCTCTCCTTCGGCGGCATCGCGCTAGGCCTCTTCCTCGGGGTTTACCCGATTTATACCGCGCTCCTGCTCTCCATTATCGCCACGATTATCATCACCTATCTGCACCGGAAGGGCATAGCCCAATCTGACGCCGGCAT is a window of Thermoplasmata archaeon DNA encoding:
- a CDS encoding serine protease gives rise to the protein MYSTGGLTMAGYGLVNLIREFCDEFHVIIPFKAYSCATLISLGANSISMTRMGQLSPIDPSLEHPLGPVVQLPGQPPRIMPVSVEDVNAYIDLATKEVKLKEESSMAKVFEILSTKVHPMVLGAVQRSREQIGFLARSLLKMHMMNSRRIEKIVSVMTSESFSHTYLISRKEARQVLGLNIIDAEPEVMRLFEEYRKILLLEQPFNPETFLGTEPKKVGQFDRALIESRELTHVFRTIKSIERASITQPGIPIPVSGYQEIINQEEWIKCLDI
- a CDS encoding zinc ABC transporter substrate-binding protein, whose product is MNRRQVAFLVVVSLLVAGLVTALLVQSPPEPRGRMRVLATFYPLYYFASEIGGDRAAVESLIPFNSEPHSWEPTPRDIVRADKARLFIYNGAGLEPWVEDLLSSLHNRASLVVVDTSIGLNFTEEHGGEEKEHEHHHDTDPHIWLDPMLASHQVDRILEGYIVVDPEGEAYYLERAGGLKARLRALHTEFEEGLKNRTKNLIVTTHEGFGHLARRYGFEVEAVLGLSPDEQPSAAQMAEVVELARANNLSVVFGEPVYDDQYIRTIAAEVSRQVGWEVRVLLLDGIHGRAGPHAGMDYFEIMRENLKALREGLEVQ
- a CDS encoding metal ABC transporter ATP-binding protein, translated to MGGAGSTGAGPSGESELHQKSGEAGGAGADSTPAIEARGLTIQRNGRTVIEDATFRIPRGEFVGIVGPNGGGKTTLIQGLLGLLPLSGGSVRIFGQELRDFKDWDRVGYVSQDATAYDPSFPLTVKELVGIGLVSGRRLGRPLRPRDWVRVDEELEFMGLAELSNRRIGELSGGEKQRVAVARAMVRRPDLLVLDEPESGMDAPALESFYGKLSELQRNRGITTLVVSHDLSTVFCRMSMVLCVNRVVFSSCVTGDLANGELLKKVYGEHFTFVFHRHECSGGFR